In Kordiimonas sp. SCSIO 12610, the sequence TGGTCAAAAAACCAATGGGCAAATTCAAAAGTACTCTTATCAACTCGCGTTTCCTGCTCCCCTTCGGCAAGAACTCTCTCATCCTCATCCATGATTTTAACTTGGGAGATATAATCATACTTAAGCAATCCGGTGATCACTTCATTTGCTAATGTATCATCAAGAATGAATACAGCGCGGGTCGATGCGTTTTTGGCAACCTCAAGACTTTGATTAACTTTAGCATCAAAAAGTTCAACTTCTTCAAAATAGTCAAGATACACTTGACCACCAGACAAGATGACACCAACGACAAACGCAATAATGACCGATGTACGTGCTAGTTTAAATGATATTCTATTAGACCAGTGAAGCTTCACAGGTTTGGCTCCCAACCATAGTACCTATCTAGTGTGCTTCTTATGGATATCCGAGGAAACTAAATACTTTCTTAATGTTCACAAGAAAAATACATATCACTATGCGATTGTTACCAAGTTCCGGTGTTTTCCATTGAAGCCCAAGGCTCTTGAGGGGCTTTTGGGCCTCCTGCCTGTAAAAGCTCAATTGAGATATTGTCCGGGCTTTTGATAAAAGCCATATATCCATCACGGGGTGGCCGGTTAATAACCACACCACTGTCCATCAATCGCTGGCACGTTTCGTATATATCATCAACACGGTACGCCAGGTGGCCAAAATTTCTGCCCGATGGATAATCTTCAGGGTCCCAGTTGTAGGTAAGCTCTACCTGTGCATCTTCGTCACCAGGTGCCGCCAAAAACACAAGCGTAAAACGACCTGCAGGGACTTCCTTACGGTTAACTTCAACAAGGCCAAGTTTGTTACAGTAAAAATCGATAGAAGCATCAATATCTTTTACCCGGACCATTGTATGTAAATATTTCATCAAACTTCCAATCTTATTTCTTAATACTCTTTACTGGGCTTACCAGCTAAGCAGCGAAAACCTTATTCACGATACGTTCAAGCCATATTTGATCATCAGTATCAAACGAGTTTAGGTGTTCAGAATCAACATCTAAAACAGCGATCATTTTCTGTTTCCCGTCAAATACCGGCACAACGATCTCAGAATTCGTGCGGCTATCGCATGCAATATGATTTTCAATGGCATGCACATCCTTCACTATCTGGGTAGCCCCTTCAGCAGCGGCCGTTCCGCATACCCCGCGACCAAATGGGATGCGTAAGCACCCCAAAGTCCCCTGATATGGGCCAACAACCAATTCCTGATCATTTTCGGGGGAGACAACATAAAATCCGGTCCAGAAAAATGTTTCAGGAAATGCCTGTGCCAACAGACAGGATATCGTTGCCATCTGCGCCGTCACATTATCTTCGCCCTCAAGAACAGCTAAAATTTGACTTTCAGTCGTTTGATAAATCTCTGTTTTAGTCATAATCTTTACCTACAAAACCTTGCATACTTTGAAAGTCAAACTCAAAATGAATACGGCCTGTTTCACGGTCCGCATCAATGTGATCATAAAATCCTATGGCAACTTCATTATCATCTAGTGCAGACCATTCAAGAGCTTCACAGCCAATTGATAATGCCTTCTCAACAGTTGCACGCATCATTTTTATACCCAAGCCATTACCGCGCGCATTCTGGCTTACTAATATATCTTCGATATAGGCGATTTTATGCCCTTTGAAGCTCGAAAATTTAACCGCTGACAAAGCGTAGCCAACAATTTGACCGTCAACCAATCCAACTATTCCATGGGCGACTGGGTTTCCCCCAAACAACAGGTCGGTAAGGCGCTCGGGCGTAATCGTGACAGCTTCTGGTCGGCCTTCATGTGTTGCCAATTCTTTGATCAGGCCGAGGACGATATCAATGTCTGCGCGGTTTATATCCCTGTATTCAAAACTATTCATCATACAAGGGCCCTTACAAATCGCTTAAGCAAGCCATCATAACCTTTCATATTCGCATGCCCAAAGATCGCGAGATGAAGGACCGCAAATGCCGGTAATGTAAATATGAGGACAATCGTGCCAACAATGATACCAAACCCAAGTGAAACCGCCGTTGGAACGAGGAACTGAGCCTGAACACTGGTTTCAAGGATAATAGGAATAACTCCGAGGAAGGTAGTTAAAGTGGTCAACAAAATAGCCCTAAACCGTTCCAAGGTGCTCTCGATCACCGCGGTCACATAATGCTCCCCGGTTTCAAGTCGATCATTCACAAAACTGATCACCATCAAGGAATTATTGATAATCACCCCGCTCAGACCAATAACGCCGAACATACTGAGCAGTGTAAGATCAAGCCCTAAAACCGCATGTCCAATCAAGGCTCCCATGAAACCAAATGGAATGGCGAGCATAAC encodes:
- a CDS encoding VOC family protein; the protein is MKYLHTMVRVKDIDASIDFYCNKLGLVEVNRKEVPAGRFTLVFLAAPGDEDAQVELTYNWDPEDYPSGRNFGHLAYRVDDIYETCQRLMDSGVVINRPPRDGYMAFIKSPDNISIELLQAGGPKAPQEPWASMENTGTW
- a CDS encoding GAF domain-containing protein; translation: MTKTEIYQTTESQILAVLEGEDNVTAQMATISCLLAQAFPETFFWTGFYVVSPENDQELVVGPYQGTLGCLRIPFGRGVCGTAAAEGATQIVKDVHAIENHIACDSRTNSEIVVPVFDGKQKMIAVLDVDSEHLNSFDTDDQIWLERIVNKVFAA
- a CDS encoding GNAT family N-acetyltransferase, producing MMNSFEYRDINRADIDIVLGLIKELATHEGRPEAVTITPERLTDLLFGGNPVAHGIVGLVDGQIVGYALSAVKFSSFKGHKIAYIEDILVSQNARGNGLGIKMMRATVEKALSIGCEALEWSALDDNEVAIGFYDHIDADRETGRIHFEFDFQSMQGFVGKDYD